CCGTTTATCACAAACGGCAAGTTAGACGTACCTAATGGCATCAGACATATGGCACATCTGGGGAACGGTGCACCGCAATGTGGACAGAAATAACTGTGGTTGACGCTACGTTCCTCTTTATCATGCGATAATTTATGTGTGTACTTGTTCTTGGCTGCTGATGCTTCGGCACTTATGGGCTTGTTGATGTTCTTCTTACAACTTAAACATTGAATGTATAGTTGCCTAGGTGTGACATTAACAGTGACATTTCCTGCGCTAGTCTTTGATAATTTGGCTCTGAGTACATCAAATTTAGCCCTCATAGAGAATAGTTGCCACGAGTTCAACATGGTCCTATAGGTATCGATCCATTCATCTACTCTTTGATCGCGGAAATAACGCGGACATCCGTATACTGCAATTAGAGCAGCGCTTTGTATATCACTGGTCTTCATAACGTATGACTGCAACAAATCTATACCTATCGGAGTTATACCTGTCAATATCAGTCCTTCTAATTCACCATTATTGATCACAATAGATGAAGTTCTTTCCAAGAATCTGGTCAGATCACTGTCGTTTAAAAACCTTAATGCAACTCCCAATCTTTCACGCAATGAGATGGCAGGCTCATATAATATATCGCACCAGTCATTATCCGCAATGAATGCAAATATTACTCGCAGGTAGGGATCGTCAAGATCATTAGACATTTTTCTGCATTGCTGTCTCCAGGCATTGTTTCCTGGTTGATCTTTGTAGACTAGGTAGCCAGAGATTGCCGTAGCAATAAGTCTTAATCTTTCCTTCTTAGCAGAACCCAGGATTTCTATCGCTTTGGGAATATCACCAAAGAACATTGCCCACGCAGCAGCCTTCTCATAGTTACCATTCTTAATAAttatatcatatttttccTGATAGTCTGATGGTGATAAATCCCATCCTGATATAATGAGACACAGCTTCCGTTGAATAAACTTTGGTGAGTCTGCAAATTTTGCAATGGCCCCATGATAGCTGttaatatctttatttttctttctcagTCTGATGATTTTATCCATCTCTCGTATCAGTTGTTTATCGCTAATTATAACATCCTCACTATGCCGGTTTTGATTGGAAATACCGTTTAGACCATTCCATATACCTAAGATACCCTCATATCCCAAATCCAAGTCACCTGATACCATTGTACCGTCGACATCTGAGGTCTTAGCTATGGCTATCCATCTCCAAGTATTTCTTATATATGAATAGTTCTGAAGAGCCCTCGACCTATCTACAATCTCGACAGTTGTCATGGGGTCAAGTCCATATCCTAGTTGTGCTCTCTTTCTCATAATCACACtaatatcttcttgaagtaACTTTTCAGCTTTCCAGTATAAATTATTACCTTCACCTTCTTGTAATAAATGCTTGCTTTCATTTCCCTCTGTGTGTTCAGTAACATTACTATGATTATCATCGTCAACATCCTCATCTTCGTAGTCGTCATTAGTATCATCTTCAGATTTCCCATAATCATCTCTTAAATCAAGATCCTCGAATGATAGATTCTTATGTATTGCACCTAAATTCTCAAGTGCTGACTTAGGTTTATCTTGAGCCACAGCAATCTCCTCGATATCAGGCCCGTTTGAATTAGATAATAGGAGAGTGTTCCTATTATTGAATTTAGAGTTGGTATAGTTCTGGTCTATCGACATTCTATAAACCGTACCTGACTGCCTCATACACAGAAAACTTGCATCCTTGTTGTTTTTAGAGATATAATCGAAAGTAGCAACTCTATCATAAGGCGTTTCAATATCATGAACTGTTGATACAAAAAAACTCTCGTAATCTTCAGAGACTTCGGAATTGACGTAAGAACCCAGTCTCCATATTTTAATAGTGTCTCCATGATACAGGGTGGAGAATTCTTTATCTCTGATAGGGGACCATCTGAAACAGGAATTCATATACTTCCTAGAGGCTGATCCTGCACCAACCAGTTTCTCAAAAGTAAGTAAAGGTGTCGTCAATGTTAAGTTACCATTAGAGACATTACTCACCAGTCTCCTTCTATCCCAAATTGCTAAAGTTCCATCATCACCATATGTACTAAACTGCCAATCATTAAAAGGGTTAAGCTTGATATCGTATGTTAGTCTCGTTGGGTGTTGGTAGATTGAATTGGGAGATCTGACGTCAATCTCCTTGAGAAATTTTGTGCTTGAGGTCAATATATTGGTATCATTCAAGAATTTTAGTGATACAATACTTTCGTTGGTGCAATAGGAAAATGTTGGGTTGATAATGTCAGATTCTGTGCTTTGGTAGTTGATATCCCAAATCTGCAAGGACGGATCATGTCTGTTACGATCCAGACCAATCGCTATGAGCCCATTGGTATTAATTCCCACTGCATTTATAGTACGCTGTTGTTTGGCTCTGGCACCAAGGTTGAAATGCTCTTCACCGTCATCCTCAgcattgatgatattgaataaTCTCATGTAACCATTCTTTTCACCAACAGCAGTAAGACCAACTTCTGCTTCAGAATAATCCAGACAGGTAATACTTCCAAAATCCTTCACTGTGAGCATCTTCATTATGGAATCATCTCCTTCTAGGTCAGGATTCACCTTGTAATGCGTCACCTCATCTCTTGTTGGATTCACTGACAAATAGTCGAGAAACTCATCATAGGACCAATTGAACGCCTTTTTGATCAATGCCATTTCTAATGTACCAGCTTATAGCAGACTATTGACCTTGGGCCTTTTAAAACTCTCTTACTCTCCATGTAATAATATTGTGTTGAAATAAGAGTACCTTTGATGCTCTTGAAAGTTAGGTCGTGTTGTGCTACTGgagcgatgagctcacGTTAAGCTCAAATTTATGAAAGAGTCATGATGGGCATTTGacataaatatattattgacATGTTTGCAATGAACTAAGTAACTGGCTTAAGaattttatataaatacATATGTAAAAGAAACTGGGGTCTTTTATGTCCATCATCATCTAgtaaaagatgaaaaaaaatatttgcaTTAATCAAGCAGAAACTGCTGGGAACATTAGGAATGTTACGGGTTGAACATTAGCTTTGCGTTGTCTTCTGCTTCCATTAAGTCCCCTGACAGGAACTGCTGTAAGTCATcgttaatattattattgaaatCTGTGTGGGTGGCATTAAAGTCGACATGGTTATGGTTGAAATCCTCCAATGGGTTATCTGTATGAGCCTGTGATGCTGAAATCCCTCTTGTATCAGGGATCCCTCTAGTGTCAATTATCTTCTCTTCATTGAATGTGTTTGCCTTAAGTGTAGCTTGTGAAGATATCCTCTGGGGTAAATTAGTCATTTTGCGTGGTCCCATACCCAGATCGTCAGTTGTTCTACTGCTTAAGCTCGATAATTGGGCAATTTTCTCCTGTAATGCTTCCCGTTTCCTCTTCTGAATATCTATAACGTATAGTAAGTATTCTAGGTACTCTACACTCTTATCCAGGATTGTTCCCCTATTAGACTTGATTTGATTACCGTCGGCGTCATAGTTCAACAACGAAGGTGGTACTAGCTTTGAGAGTTCTTTtatcttttgttttattagttctcttcttctgcgCTCTACTGCGTTATGAAACTCCCTCTTACGTTTCAATTTCTCATCAGGAGTCATATGCGAAGTTGCATTCTTCGGCACACTGCCAACAGTCATAGGTATGCCTGAGTCATTATATGACGGGTTGCGCATCTGGCGGGACATAGAACTTGGGGCCCGCAGTGAAGTCGACAAAAAGCTCCCCGGTCTTATGCTGTCACGAAACCCCGAGGGGGACATGTTATTGTTCACAAGTATAGAGTTTTCATCTATCTGGTGTGGCAAAGGAGCAGGAAACGAGTTCCCAGACATAAAACTGTTAATCGAGGATACTTCAGAAATGCTAGAGTCCAGAGAAGACCCGTAGAACGACTCCGAGAAACTCGATATACTGTTGTCGTTTTGGTGGAACAGCATTTCTGGGTGTCCCGCTGTGCCGTGCTCCATACTCACACTGGGGTGTCTGCTATTGTACAAAGATGATGCAATGTCGCTTTCCAAATTTTGTTCGTAGTGGTTACCCATCATGTTCTTGGTCAGATTTGACTCAGTAACAGGCTGTCCATGGCCCAAACTAGAATTCGTAAACATATCGTCCAGGAAGGAGTGCATCTCGCTGTTCCCATGATTCATCATAGCCATCTGCTCATGGCGGTGTGCAGGTGTAGCCTGCGGATACAACGCCAGTCCATCAGCATTCCCTGCTTGTGTCTCACCAGACCCAGAGCCATTTCGCAGAAACACATCAGCATCGTTGCCAAACAACTCAGAACCATCACCTCCATGGCCCATAATCTCCGCTAGCAGCTCGTGGTCCTCATTGTTAATCTCCATGTCCTTAGCCTTTGCACTCTTAGATTCTGCACTTTCCGCCAAGAAATCGAAGACTCAGACACTTTTAACTTCAACGTCACAGTCCTTATTATTCCTTTCAGGAATTCCGTTCGGTGATTCCCACGTTAAAGCGATGACTagatatttcaaagatatatGGGATGGTTGGACAGGCAAGCAGAGCTGAAGTGGTGAAGTGCCAAACTAGAAGTTCGATACAAGCAAATAAAACACCAGTCCTGGGGTTGTAGACACTCATCGGAAAGGCTTGAAGGTAGCACTGACCAACATAATAGCATGACAGCGTAAATACAAGGTCACGTGACATGCCAGTTTAATAGTAAGCTTATATACCATAGCTCTTGTAGCCTCTGGAAGTAGTAATTGCTAACCATTTAAGGTCAAGTAGCATTCATTACATGTAGCTGACCTGTTTTCTTAGTGTATATGCTTTCCACATTCTGTAATTGGAAGTGCCATCGCATAACCGAAAGCGACTTTGAAGGCTGAAAAGGAATAACAGTGAAGGAGGACTAGACCTTGGCATGCACTCACTTGTCTATAGCTGCGCATATCCACACAGACTATGACTGATAACAACGATCAGGTCAATTTGCTTAGGGACTCGCTGAGCAGGTGGAACCAAGGCCGGGCACAGCAATCGCAAGGGTTCAACGAGTCCGCAAAGACACTGTTCTCCTCATGGGCAGATTCTATCAATGAAAGGGCTCAAGACGTCTATTCCAGGCTGCCTGTTTCCAGACAAGACCTTATTCAGGATGAGGAGCCTGCTTGGTTTAACTTGTCACGCACAGAGAGGTTGATCTTGTTTGTGTGTTTCATATTGGGTTCCGCTGCATGTTTCACACTATGTGTGTTCCTGTTCCCGGTATTGGCCATCAAGCCTAGGAAGTTTGGTATACTTTGGTCTGTTGGCTCATTGCTTTTTGTGTTAGCCTTTGGTATATTCCAAGGACCTGTTGCATATATCAAGCATTTAACCTCTAGGGAGAGACTCCCTTTTACTGTGTTCTTCTTTGGTACTTGCGCATTGACCATCTACTTTGCTGCCTTCATGAAAAGCACTATACTCACCATCCCATGTGCTGTGCTAGAGCTTATTGCTGTGTTATATTACGCTATATCATATTTCCCATTTGGCGGCACTGGTCTCAGAATGCTCAGCTCATTCGGTATTAACACGGCTAGAGGCGCGCTACATATATGAACGTGCATACAGCAAACTACAAATCGTCTAAGGCGTATATTATAGCTTTCATTAGTAATATAAAAACAGTTATGTATATTTTGCCCATTACGTATTTTACGCTAACATATAAAAAGTTTTAAGATATAGCttgaaaattcaaaaacatCGATACTCTATGAAACGGCTTCTTCGTAAGTCGGCGGATCCTTGCTTGGTAATTGGCCAGGTGTGGTGCTATTATCATCAGCCTCTGGTTCGTTTGACCGTGGAGTCAATGTGTAATCTTTTTTAAAGAACGGGTTCGTTTCAACTATAATAGGAATCCTTGGACTTTGTTCTGGGTTGGTGTATGACGAGGACACTGCAGCGGCATCACTGGCTCTTCTACCTTGCATAATATCCATTGGCAAAGGTGGGGGTGGAGATGTTTGGCTGCTTGCAAACATTAGTCTATCTAAATTGCTGTACCTTCCACTACTTGCCTCAGCAGATATAGAAGGTCTATGCGACGAACCTGGTTGAAGTAAAGAAATACCACCCACACTCGAACCACCAGTGCCCGTGTTTGTGTTCTCAAGATGCACAGAAGGTCCACTAAATGACGTGCTTCTTGATAAGTTTAGTTGCTGTATAGATAAAAGTTCGGGATCATATGAAGGTGACATAACTGGTGATCCAATTGGGGACGCAGCTGGTGATTGGAATGGAGAAGCTGGCACCGATATCgcttcttcaaaagttgGTGGGGGTGCTAAATTTGTTGCATTTGGAATTGGTGTTAAATCTGTCGAAGTAACAGTCGTAGCCATGTCATAGGTAGGAAGTTCCATATTACCTGTGTTACATTGATCAGAGACCAAAAATACTGGCGTATCAATCAAAACCTCGTAATGTCTTAATTTAGAGGGGTTCTCAGGATCAGGTTTACTGATTCTTAGCATCACTTCAAGTTTATGTCTGGCATGTACATTAGTATAATGTAAACTATCCAGGTATAAACCACGCTTACACTTGTTTAATCTTGTATGGAATTTCACATTTGGATGAGAGTTTGCTTTAATGGAAGTTTGGTGGAATCTCGAAACAGTTTGCCTTCTGGCAGCACTTTCAGTTTCTGCAGATGATGAATTATTCGTATTTTTGTCAGAATTGGCCTTACTTGGCGATGAGCCTGAGTCTGTAGAGTTCTTAATTCCAGTAAGTATTCCAATAACACTAGATTTATGATGAGAAGTGCTTTGTTGCTCTTCAGGATTAGCAATTGCTGTATAAACATCGATACCATAAGGCGGGATATTCTTAGCATGTCTCTTATCCAAGTCCATGTAGCTAGGGAAATCTAATCTTGTCTCTATGGATACAGGTTCAACTAGAGGTATCGAGTCAGCCTTACCTGGTTCCTTAATTTCACCAAATGATAAGAGATTGTCATTAACACAgttttcaacaatttcttctcttaATGCTCTGGAACCTTTTGGTTTAGTCCTAACCTCAAGCAAAGCCAAGTTCCGTTCTTTACGTCTTTTTGAAGTGAAGTCTAAATAATATGGATTGTATGGATCCTTTGCAACAGGATCTACTTGATCATATTCGTATTCCAGATTCTTACTAACAaaagttattttttcagtGATACTTACTCTTACTCTTTTCACACAAATATTCTTGGCAATGGGTGCTAGTTTAATTTTAATAGGTACGCGACTGTTCAAGGACACATATTTTGATGcaaatgaaatttcatAAGAAAGAGAATCAGACCAAACTCTGTTAATATAAATTGGCTTGTTCGCAGTTGATATGGAAATTGGGGGTGGTGTTCTTATGACTTTTATGGGGTATTCTGTGTACAGCTCTCTTGactcttcaatttctcCGGGCTTTACTTGATTATGCGGTAAATGTAAATGATTTTTAACCTTTTTCAAAAGGTTTCCACTCAAACCTTTATGAGGTGAAGCACTTGAATTGGCCTTTCCTTCATGATCCATATCTCTAAGGGATGATaaagatgaagttgatgAATGGGAACTTATTGGTTGATTTTGTTGGCCAATAGATAAAGAACTGCCAGTTGACCCAGCCCTTTTTATTGAACTACCGATTGCTCTTGTACCGATTTTGAGCTTATAACTAATTCTTGCAGATGGCAAATATGTGGATTCTGGAATATGATTGGAAAAGATAACGGGTAACAGATAGACATAGTCACCAGCTTCAAGCAAGTGTCCCTCACAATCAAGCAATGAGTCCAGGTATTGCCTTTTTAGTTTGCTCTTATCAGTATAATATCTCTCACTTATTGGTTTATTTCTGAATATTTTGGTGGGCGTATTGTTATGTCTCTCTACAATTTGAGTATTTGACGATACCGTCGTTGGTACAAAAACGTCATAATTCGTATCGTTTAAATTCCAGTTTACATAACCAGCTTGATAGAATTCCTCAAAGAAAGTTTTGGTTGGAGGTACACCAGCATGCCAATATATCCTCACCCTTGAAGATAATTCAACTTTCAAATCGGTCAGCTTGATGGGTGATTTAACTGATAATATAACAGCAACGCTAAAAGACACCATTGAAGCATCAAATTCTAATGACCTGTTTTGATAGGCACCAGAATCCGGTACATCAGATTGTGTGCCAGATGGAGAGGCTACTGCAGTTGAAGATGAATTGTCTGTTGCAGAGTGACCTTGGTTTTGCTGTTGTCGCTGGAGAACTCCATCTTGGATAACAAAATCATCACCAGTTAATTCGTCATCCATGGCCCCTTGGTCAAGCTCCATATTTGATTCGCCCGATCCCACACCATTAAGTCTTGCCAAGtattcatcatcattggATGAAACTGTTggtaaaaatataacatcCCCACTAGTGGCAATTCCTATGCTAAAGTTTTCCCTTGTTTCTACTGATTTTGGATTCAGAAACCCTCTGTTATGTAGATATTCTGCCAGGTACTCTTTATTGAATGATTCTGGCAACGGGGTGAGCCCAGAAGGATCCGAGTTAAGAGAAGTATTTTGGTCATCAAATTCTATGgcattttcatcatcagtaGCAAAAGACCGACTATAGCGGGTAGAATCATACCTTGTATTCCTCATTGTATCATTCAAATGCCCTGTGGAGTTCGACTGAACATCAGGCATTGTCGAACTCTTATTTGGTGTTCTTGAAGGAACTCTCGCATTAGCAGCCGACCCAGTACCATGACTACTTAGTTTGCTTCTAACACTAGTATCACTTCCGTTTGCTGATATCGAGTTTGTACTGTGTCTACGCGCGTAGGCACTGTCCTTGCCATGGTGACCAGACCCGTTGCTGTGTCCATGAAGCAGCGACGATAGAGCACTCTTGATAGTGGAACTTCGTCTCCTCGATGAACTGCTACTTACCATCGTTTATGCCTCCTATTTGATCAACTATGTAATCTTTAACCTTATCTTAATCACAACGCTAATTGCGTTTGGGTTGTGCTCCTAAGCTATCTTCAATTTTCCTGCCCGATAATATAACAATCAATGAAAGACTGCAAAGAACAGATATAACAATGTCGAGATAGCACCATTCAATACACTGGGTATCGTGAATGCCAAACCCATAACTCCACCATAGAGACCACACACTTCTCTGGAAATTGCCCTTTTTATTGTACTTGAGTGACTTCGACTTCGCTGCGTTGGTTGTGACAGTCGTCCGGTGATGACTATTCTTTGGGATTGCCTACACAGGCAGTACTCAACGTGCGATGCTCAATACAAGATGTGAATGTCAGTGATTAGTGAAACGGAAAATACTTCACAAAACCGGTGGATTATTATTCTGTAGACAATATCTCTCACTATAGCCTATTCGGAGATGAATAAAGCTGGTTTTCTAGCAAATTAATGCAGTTATTTTGGGCCTTTCGAACTGAAATAACGCACTACTTATCAATAGCTCCGTATTTAGAATTTGATTTCAATGACACCATGTATCTATTGCTAATTATCTTGTTTTGACCTTATATTACTTGAGatattatttgtaattAGGCAGTTAACACCACTTGCTGCTTGAATTTGAGCCAGTTACTCCAATTGCGCGTTCATCTTGTCAACTTCGACACGCACACGTTGCATCCACCTCTCCAACAGCTTGTCGTGCTCCTGTTGTAGATCCTGCAGCTTCTGACCCAGCACATTGGCCTCCAAATTAGCGCCTAAAAGCTCGTCGTTCAGCCGTTCGACGTTCTTGCTGCTCACGGCCAACCGCTCCTCCAACATCCGgatttcattatctttGCCACGCAATGCCTCTTGCAACAACATAGCATCACCATCATTAGATCTACCATCTACTGGTACTTCAAAAAGCTCGCAGTAGTTCTTCTCCAGCGTATCCCGCTCCGCAAGCATCGTAGCTAACCTTTCTTCCAGTGACATCCTGCTTGCTCTACCGCCAGGTCTTTGTATATTTCTGATGGTCCAGCTTGTGCTCCCAAAACTGCTCTTTCCTTAAATACTTTATCTGCCTTTGCCCGGTGAGTGCGCAGTTACAAATAGAAAAGGAAGCCGCTGGTGGAGCATTGACAACTTTAGGTCCTTAGAGGACACCAATATCGAGCggtaatatatataagtgGCGAGTTATAAAGGAGCTATGAATGGTGAGAACAGTTGGTGGTCCAGGAACGGGGAGAATCGGGTTAGTGACGGTGGAGATCAGGTTGGCGATGAGCGATGGTATCAAAGCGTCTGGAACAAGTTACCGCAGTTAAGACGGCCTAATATGGAGGTTAACATTACCGCAGCAACTCAGTACTCTCATTTGAACGCAGAGCAGATTCAGTATTTGGAGAACGATGCGTTGGAGAAGATCAGGGCTCGGTCCAATACGTGGTGCTGGTTTCAGGATATGAATGCACTGGCAAGCGCAGGCGCTGCTGGTGTAGTGAGTGTTGCTGGTACGGGCTCTAGCATATTGCCTCTTCCACTGCCGGCATATCCTGGTGATACTTTCCCTGGGCATCAGCTTTACGTCAAGAACTCGCTGTTACTCCCTGAGTCACCATTGGAGATATATCACAGGGAGCCATTAAGGACACAGATAAGTAATGCATTCAAGGAGCATTATAATTTTCCCAATGAGAAGCATTTATACTTGAGGAGACCTGAACAAACTGGAATTGTCGACCAAAAAGTTGTAGTGATCTCTATTGTTGGTCATTTACCTGATAAGTACGAGAAGATTACGCTGGGAAAACAACCTTCCGCTTACTACTTAACGCAAAGGTTTCTCAAGACTTTAGAACATGTCAACCCCGGTACTGTTGTGACATTTTCCATTGAAGCTGATATAGATACCCAGCCCATGGAGACGGCATTTCAATCCCTAGTGAAGGTATTCAACAATTGGAAATTCAGATTAAAAGACGCTAGCGCAATATACATCCAAAGTGTGTATCACAGCGTTCCAATAGCTATCAAACTGGCAAAACACTTGATGTTGAATCATATTGACTATGGTTTCACAGATAAGACCAGCATTGGTTTGCTTGGGCTAGAGTCATGCATTGAGGGTTACAGATTTTGGGACCATAGTATAGACATCAGTAGCAGCACTGAGCAAGAGATAGACAAGCTGCAACAAGCCAAGGAAAAACAACTATATCAGGGTTGTAcgaaacaacaacaaacgATATTGGCGCAAATCAAAGAATACTGTGATCTTGAATCGGAGGAGTCCCAGAATATGCAGAATGATCTGGATTGGGTCTTATACAATTGGGGACCCGCGAGAGTTACATTAGTGGGCAAACTATATGATAATTTCATGACGCTGTCTCAAAAGCTGGCCATTGACTACAGGCATTCCAAAATAATGAGATCGCTTTGGTGTAACGGTAGTTACTTGGGATTAGATCCCAAATTACCTGAGAAAATAAGTGTTCCGAATAGCCACTTGAAGACCATCAAGTTTGATTGCAATGTTCAAATTCCTGAAGAAAGGTTATTTGAAGTATCTTTGTTGATGATTGTTGTCCTAGCTCTGAATCTGGGTTACACAAGTGGCACGTCTCTGGCGAAATTGATTGGTCCCTATTTTATCTCTAGGTCTTACAACTCCAATACTGTACCCCCAAATATACGTAAGCAACAAACCTATGATAACAAGATATGGTTACAGGAGATGGAAGAGAAATGGAAGGATTTAAACATCCGAGAGAGCTACATGGACGAGTTACCAAAGCATGTTTCATCGACACATTCCTTCTTAGAGTTTTCATATTTCCAAGCACAAAGGTCCCCTGACCTTCTACAGATCAAGTCCGATATATATGACGATGATTCGGTTTACAAGTTGTTTCTTGAGAACACTATGCTAACCAGAAACCCTCGGTACAAGAAGCATTTACAATTGCACAAGGATGAGTACATGCCCTCGAGTATATTTGACCGGGCCAACCAATACGATCTGGTGTGGAAATTCCACGAGTTTCTCTCTAACTTCGTCACTGCTAGAAACTTGCCTCGCCAGAACTTCCCACCGTTGATCTCCTTCTCCATATCCTTAGACTACTCGTTTTGGAAGTACATGTACCCAGAGAGCAATTCTTTCAACCGAGACACCACTGAATCCCGAAAGAAGCTAGTCCAATTATGGGAGTGTTACAACAGTTGGGACCCACCGACTAGAGGCTTACAGAAGCTGAGAAACATTCTGAGCGTGTTGTCCATCTACAAGGAACCTTCCAAGTTCATCGAGGATATCCAAAGAACTCTGTAAGCAACAGTGAGGCAAACTAATAAAACAGGAAGATGTCAAACACACCGGCATACATGCTAGGCAATGCAGTGGTCCTGGGTATGGCTATACACAACTCTTAGGTCCACAAATACATACCTCACGTGATATATCTTCTAACCAGTTTGGTCCGTATAGCTTTCCCAGCTGGTGAAGTGGGGGGgaagccaaaaaaaaaagcaattcGAGACTTTGTTGGAGAATTTTGAATGGAGCTGATAAGGCATTGTGATCCATTGattagtatatatattggtCTGGTTGATTGGGATTTGCTGGTGTTGGCTGCTTATCGTTCTAGTTCAGTAGAGGGCAGGCTATTCTTTGTGATTTGTGGACAGCGAAGCAGTGTACTGTGTACTGGAAGattgaagagaaagatTTACAGCTAATGGAGATGGAAGAGTTTGCGCCATCGTATTACTATTATGTGGAACCTGAGATGGGTTACCAGCCGCAGCAGCCGAACCCTATGGAGGATTTGATTACTGTATACCATTTAGATGACATTTCACGCCAGGTGGCGAGAACCAATGAGGACGGCACTAAAGCCGTTAAACTGCGGAAGTCCTATAAGAACCAGATTACAGATTTATCGGGCAAGTTTTCCTCTATACCCAACAGAGAAAATAGGAAAGGTGGTGAGATAGCGCATATACTCTTTCAGAACAACCCGGATATGATGAACCAGGTGCATAGGTCGCCTGATATGACAGATGAG
This is a stretch of genomic DNA from Nakaseomyces glabratus chromosome M, complete sequence. It encodes these proteins:
- the ECM21 gene encoding Ecm21p (CAGL0M09449g~Ortholog(s) have ubiquitin protein ligase binding activity, role in ubiquitin-dependent endocytosis and cytosol localization), with the protein product MVSSSSSRRRSSTIKSALSSLLHGHSNGSGHHGKDSAYARRHSTNSISANGSDTSVRSKLSSHGTGSAANARVPSRTPNKSSTMPDVQSNSTGHLNDTMRNTRYDSTRYSRSFATDDENAIEFDDQNTSLNSDPSGLTPLPESFNKEYLAEYLHNRGFLNPKSVETRENFSIGIATSGDVIFLPTVSSNDDEYLARLNGVGSGESNMELDQGAMDDELTGDDFVIQDGVLQRQQQNQGHSATDNSSSTAVASPSGTQSDVPDSGAYQNRSLEFDASMVSFSVAVILSVKSPIKLTDLKVELSSRVRIYWHAGVPPTKTFFEEFYQAGYVNWNLNDTNYDVFVPTTVSSNTQIVERHNNTPTKIFRNKPISERYYTDKSKLKRQYLDSLLDCEGHLLEAGDYVYLLPVIFSNHIPESTYLPSARISYKLKIGTRAIGSSIKRAGSTGSSLSIGQQNQPISSHSSTSSLSSLRDMDHEGKANSSASPHKGLSGNLLKKVKNHLHLPHNQVKPGEIEESRELYTEYPIKVIRTPPPISISTANKPIYINRVWSDSLSYEISFASKYVSLNSRVPIKIKLAPIAKNICVKRVRVSITEKITFVSKNLEYEYDQVDPVAKDPYNPYYLDFTSKRRKERNLALLEVRTKPKGSRALREEIVENCVNDNLLSFGEIKEPGKADSIPLVEPVSIETRLDFPSYMDLDKRHAKNIPPYGIDVYTAIANPEEQQSTSHHKSSVIGILTGIKNSTDSGSSPSKANSDKNTNNSSSAETESAARRQTVSRFHQTSIKANSHPNVKFHTRLNKCKRGLYLDSLHYTNVHARHKLEVMLRISKPDPENPSKLRHYEVLIDTPVFLVSDQCNTGNMELPTYDMATTVTSTDLTPIPNATNLAPPPTFEEAISVPASPFQSPAASPIGSPVMSPSYDPELLSIQQLNLSRSTSFSGPSVHLENTNTGTGGSSVGGISLLQPGSSHRPSISAEASSGRYSNLDRLMFASSQTSPPPPLPMDIMQGRRASDAAAVSSSYTNPEQSPRIPIIVETNPFFKKDYTLTPRSNEPEADDNSTTPGQLPSKDPPTYEEAVS
- the ATG16 gene encoding Atg16p (CAGL0M09471g~Ortholog(s) have Atg8 ligase activity, protein binding, bridging activity) encodes the protein MLAERDTLEKNYCELFEVPVDGRSNDGDAMLLQEALRGKDNEIRMLEERLAVSSKNVERLNDELLGANLEANVLGQKLQDLQQEHDKLLERWMQRVRVEVDKMNAQLE
- the CVM1 gene encoding Cvm1p (CAGL0M09493g~Ortholog(s) have fungal-type vacuole membrane localization) — encoded protein: MNGENSWWSRNGENRVSDGGDQVGDERWYQSVWNKLPQLRRPNMEVNITAATQYSHLNAEQIQYLENDALEKIRARSNTWCWFQDMNALASAGAAGVVSVAGTGSSILPLPLPAYPGDTFPGHQLYVKNSLLLPESPLEIYHREPLRTQISNAFKEHYNFPNEKHLYLRRPEQTGIVDQKVVVISIVGHLPDKYEKITLGKQPSAYYLTQRFLKTLEHVNPGTVVTFSIEADIDTQPMETAFQSLVKVFNNWKFRLKDASAIYIQSVYHSVPIAIKLAKHLMLNHIDYGFTDKTSIGLLGLESCIEGYRFWDHSIDISSSTEQEIDKLQQAKEKQLYQGCTKQQQTILAQIKEYCDLESEESQNMQNDLDWVLYNWGPARVTLVGKLYDNFMTLSQKLAIDYRHSKIMRSLWCNGSYLGLDPKLPEKISVPNSHLKTIKFDCNVQIPEERLFEVSLLMIVVLALNLGYTSGTSLAKLIGPYFISRSYNSNTVPPNIRKQQTYDNKIWLQEMEEKWKDLNIRESYMDELPKHVSSTHSFLEFSYFQAQRSPDLLQIKSDIYDDDSVYKLFLENTMLTRNPRYKKHLQLHKDEYMPSSIFDRANQYDLVWKFHEFLSNFVTARNLPRQNFPPLISFSISLDYSFWKYMYPESNSFNRDTTESRKKLVQLWECYNSWDPPTRGLQKLRNILSVLSIYKEPSKFIEDIQRTL
- the ROX3 gene encoding Rox3p (CAGL0M09515g~Ortholog(s) have transcription factor activity, RNA polymerase II transcription factor recruiting activity), giving the protein MEMEEFAPSYYYYVEPEMGYQPQQPNPMEDLITVYHLDDISRQVARTNEDGTKAVKLRKSYKNQITDLSGKFSSIPNRENRKGGEIAHILFQNNPDMMNQVHRSPDMTDEQWREALMNVDASLFQAPNMDWEVCQSVLSQFDRSYPTEFQNDPNFHVDDLAFDLDGTGKSNAKKRKNRSNGSSMATPNSEMQDDVKRRRLE